One genomic window of Nerophis lumbriciformis linkage group LG29, RoL_Nlum_v2.1, whole genome shotgun sequence includes the following:
- the snx22 gene encoding sorting nexin-22, translating into MIRVTIPSMEGEVDESGKSKKLFRVEVLFNERKHFVLRRKSEFQTLHRKLRKIIQTPDFPCKRGPNLRTKPLQQRMQELEDYIQDIIYAYEDVPQELLDFLHVKHYHPGNKMSSMESLDDLDSQEYGFQFPHQRVMGFFQDPYVSDRTSGLPDVVVGGVLQGFYPRGNRVSFTALAEPDPSGKAGI; encoded by the exons ATGATCCGAGTAACCATTCCATCCATGGAGGGGGAAGTGGACGAGTCAGGAAAGTCCAAAAAG cTCTTCCGAGTTGAAGTGCTGTTCAACGAGAGGAAACATTTTGTTCTGAGAAGAAAGAGCGAATTCCAGACTCTGCACAGAAAA CTCAGGAAAATCATCCAGACTCCTGATTTCCCGTGTAAAAGGGGTCCTAATCTGAGGACCAAACCCCTGCAGCAGAGGATGCAGGAGCTGGAGGATTACATTCAG GACATCATCTACGCATATGAAGACGTGCCGCAGGAGCTGTTGGACTTCCTCCATGTCAAACATTATCACCCCGGCAACAAGATGAGCAGCATGGA ATCGCTTGATGACCTGGACAGTCAGGAGTACGG TTTCCAGTTCCCGCATCAGCGAGTGATGGGGTTCTTCCAGGACCCGTACGTGTCCGACCGCACATCAG GTCTCCCTGATGTGGTTGTGGGGGGAGTCCTGCAAGGATTCTACCCGCGGGGCAACCGCGTCAGCTTCACAGCCCTCGCCGAGCCCGACCCCTCTGGGAAGGCTGGAATTTAA